A region of Natronogracilivirga saccharolytica DNA encodes the following proteins:
- a CDS encoding OmpA family protein → MKTHHLITFPVLVLVLLFSGCSKLSNTTKGTAIGAGAGAGVGALAGKALGSTVKGALVGAVVGGAAGNIIGHRMDQQAEELEQSLRDAEVQRVGEGIAITFDSGLLFGFDSSEIQPDARENLTQLAASLNEYPDSDIVIVGHTDSRGSEEYNLGLSNRRSEAAKTYLVSQGIPSSRIQAQGRGELEPIADNDLEEGRDQNRRVEVGIIASEEYVNRIQAENR, encoded by the coding sequence ATGAAAACACACCACCTCATAACCTTTCCAGTACTTGTCCTGGTATTATTATTTTCAGGATGCAGTAAATTAAGCAATACAACAAAGGGTACAGCTATAGGTGCCGGAGCCGGCGCAGGTGTAGGAGCACTTGCGGGCAAAGCGCTTGGTTCAACTGTGAAAGGCGCACTTGTTGGCGCTGTAGTTGGCGGGGCTGCCGGCAATATTATTGGCCATCGGATGGACCAACAGGCAGAAGAGCTTGAACAAAGCTTAAGGGATGCTGAAGTTCAGCGAGTTGGTGAAGGCATTGCCATTACGTTTGACTCTGGTTTACTCTTTGGATTTGATTCATCCGAAATTCAACCTGATGCACGGGAGAACCTTACCCAACTGGCTGCCAGTCTGAACGAGTATCCTGATTCGGATATCGTAATTGTAGGTCATACAGACAGCAGAGGAAGCGAAGAATACAATCTGGGCCTCTCAAACCGGCGATCAGAAGCAGCCAAAACCTACCTGGTTTCCCAGGGCATCCCATCTTCCCGAATACAGGCTCAGGGGCGTGGTGAACTTGAACCCATAGCTGATAATGACCTTGAAGAAGGAAGAGATCAAAACCGAAGAGTTGAAGTCGGAATTATCGCAAGTGAGGAATATGTGAATCGTATTCAAGCTGAAAACCGGTAA